A genomic segment from Clostridium pasteurianum BC1 encodes:
- the opp4C gene encoding oligopeptide ABC transporter permease, whose translation MALIKRNTESGTKKKSKSLWQQALHRLLKNKLTVVSIGFIIFIILFSFVGPLFSPYGSNDIDTTIMKEAPSLAHILGTDEYGRDVLTRLMLAGRISITVGIASMILSLILGTILGAVSGFYGGIVDNIIMRIADILMSIPGLPLLIIIAALLSEFKVPNDYRIYIVMFMLSFVGWPGLARLIRGQVLSLREQPYMKAADVLGLSDKRKILNHLIPNTFPLLIVVATLSTANGILSESTLSFLGLGVIPPTPSWGNMINAANNLLDFQKRGWLWIPPGVAIFLTVVAINLLGDALRDALDPKMKGR comes from the coding sequence ATGGCGTTAATTAAAAGAAATACAGAAAGTGGAACAAAAAAGAAATCTAAATCTTTATGGCAGCAGGCATTACATAGATTATTAAAAAATAAACTTACTGTTGTCAGCATAGGTTTTATTATATTTATAATTTTATTTAGCTTTGTAGGACCTCTATTCTCACCTTATGGATCAAATGATATTGATACTACCATAATGAAAGAGGCACCGAGTCTTGCACATATTCTGGGTACAGATGAATATGGAAGGGATGTACTTACAAGACTTATGCTGGCAGGAAGAATTTCCATTACCGTTGGAATAGCATCTATGATACTTTCACTAATACTTGGAACAATACTTGGCGCAGTTTCAGGTTTCTATGGTGGAATAGTGGATAATATAATCATGCGTATTGCAGATATATTGATGTCCATACCCGGTCTGCCATTACTAATTATTATTGCAGCTCTATTATCTGAATTTAAGGTGCCAAATGATTACAGAATTTATATTGTAATGTTTATGCTGAGTTTTGTTGGATGGCCTGGACTTGCAAGACTTATTAGAGGTCAGGTGCTTTCTCTTCGTGAGCAGCCTTATATGAAAGCAGCTGATGTACTTGGATTAAGTGATAAAAGGAAAATATTAAATCATCTAATTCCAAATACCTTTCCACTTTTAATTGTTGTGGCTACTTTGAGTACTGCTAACGGAATATTAAGTGAATCCACTTTAAGCTTTTTAGGACTGGGGGTTATTCCACCAACACCATCCTGGGGAAATATGATAAATGCAGCAAATAATTTATTAGATTTTCAAAAACGTGGATGGCTGTGGATTCCACCGGGAGTTGCAATATTCTTAACTGTGGTAGCCATTAATTTATTAGGTGATGCATTAAGAGATGCATTAGATCCTAAGATGAAAGGCAGGTAG
- a CDS encoding ABC transporter ATP-binding protein: MEETLIEVNNLKTYFYTEEEVSKAVDDVSFSIKEGQVLSIVGESGCGKSVTSLSIMRLINDPGKIVGGEIIYKGKNILDMNTKEITNLRGNEIAMIFQEPMSSLNPVITIGEQIMEGILEHTLLSKREAYDKAIELIKKVGLPRQEQIMKAYPHELSGGMLQRVMIAIALSCEPKLLIADEPTTALDVTIQAQILDILREIKEEFHMSILFITHDLGVVAEMADHVIVMYAGKIIEEAPVIELFKNPKHPYTKGLLQSKPIIGQRKERLYSIKGHVPDLSQLKESCYFNDRCEHCMDICKKKMPSYIIDNNHKIACWLYEEGNLHE; this comes from the coding sequence ATGGAGGAAACATTAATTGAAGTTAATAATTTGAAAACCTATTTTTATACAGAAGAAGAGGTAAGTAAAGCAGTAGATGATGTAAGCTTTTCAATTAAAGAAGGACAAGTGCTTTCCATAGTAGGTGAATCAGGCTGTGGTAAAAGTGTTACATCACTTTCTATTATGAGATTAATAAATGATCCCGGTAAAATTGTAGGGGGAGAAATAATTTATAAAGGAAAAAATATTCTAGACATGAATACAAAAGAAATTACTAATCTCAGAGGAAATGAAATAGCCATGATATTTCAGGAGCCAATGTCTTCGCTGAATCCAGTTATTACAATAGGTGAACAGATTATGGAAGGAATATTAGAACATACCCTATTGAGTAAACGAGAAGCTTACGATAAAGCAATAGAACTTATTAAGAAGGTTGGACTTCCAAGGCAGGAGCAAATAATGAAAGCCTATCCTCATGAACTTAGTGGAGGAATGCTTCAAAGAGTTATGATTGCCATAGCCTTAAGCTGCGAACCGAAGCTTTTAATAGCAGATGAACCAACTACGGCATTGGACGTAACCATACAGGCACAAATTCTTGATATACTTCGAGAAATAAAAGAGGAATTTCATATGTCCATTTTATTTATAACTCATGATTTGGGAGTTGTAGCTGAAATGGCTGACCATGTCATTGTAATGTATGCAGGTAAAATTATAGAAGAGGCACCTGTAATAGAGCTATTTAAAAATCCTAAACATCCTTATACAAAAGGACTTTTACAGTCGAAGCCAATTATAGGGCAGCGTAAAGAACGTCTTTATTCAATAAAGGGACATGTGCCAGATCTATCTCAGCTTAAGGAATCCTGTTATTTTAATGACCGCTGTGAACACTGCATGGACATATGTAAGAAAAAAATGCCCTCATATATTATAGATAATAATCATAAAATTGCATGTTGGCTATATGAGGAGGGAAATTTACATGAGTGA
- a CDS encoding ABC transporter ATP-binding protein, translating to MSEVLLEVKDLKKYFPIKGGLFGGTTGYVKAVDGVSFKINKGETFGLVGESGSGKTTIGQTILRMHEKTSGEVIFDNIDINNISKKELKSLRPRMQYIFQDPYSSLNPRIRIGDAIAEPLLEHKLASKEEVHEKVEKILEMCGLAAHYYDRFPHEFSGGQRQRIVIARAMALNPEFIVADEPVSALDVSIQAQIINLFIDLQEKRNLSYLFISHDLSVVEHLCSKIAIMYLGTIVELAERDELFSNPLHPYTKALLSAVPIPDPTLKRKRIILKGDIPSPENPPSGCRFHTRCPYAMDICSKEIPEFKKLGDKHEVACHLISR from the coding sequence ATGAGTGAGGTATTGCTGGAAGTGAAGGATTTAAAAAAGTATTTTCCAATTAAAGGCGGATTGTTCGGAGGAACTACTGGATATGTGAAGGCTGTAGATGGAGTGAGCTTTAAGATTAATAAGGGAGAAACCTTTGGACTGGTAGGGGAATCTGGAAGTGGCAAAACGACAATAGGGCAAACTATCCTAAGAATGCATGAAAAAACTTCTGGTGAAGTTATATTCGATAATATAGATATTAATAATATAAGTAAAAAAGAGCTGAAAAGTTTAAGACCCAGGATGCAGTATATATTTCAGGATCCCTATAGCTCCCTCAATCCTAGAATAAGAATAGGTGATGCTATAGCGGAGCCACTTTTGGAACATAAACTTGCATCTAAGGAAGAAGTCCATGAAAAAGTGGAGAAAATTTTAGAAATGTGTGGATTAGCTGCCCATTACTATGACAGATTTCCTCATGAATTTTCCGGGGGACAAAGGCAACGTATTGTAATAGCCAGGGCCATGGCTTTAAATCCAGAATTTATTGTTGCAGATGAACCTGTTTCTGCACTTGATGTATCAATACAAGCCCAAATTATAAATTTATTTATTGATTTACAGGAAAAACGTAATTTATCATATCTTTTCATATCTCATGATTTAAGTGTGGTGGAACATTTGTGCTCAAAGATAGCCATAATGTATCTTGGAACAATTGTAGAATTAGCGGAAAGGGATGAGTTGTTTTCAAATCCGCTTCATCCTTATACAAAGGCTCTTTTGTCGGCAGTTCCGATTCCAGATCCTACACTGAAAAGGAAGAGGATAATTCTTAAAGGAGATATTCCAAGTCCGGAAAATCCTCCCTCAGGATGCAGATTTCACACAAGGTGTCCTTATGCAATGGATATTTGCAGCAAAGAAATTCCAGAGTTTAAAAAACTGGGAGATAAGCATGAAGTTGCTTGTCATTTGATTTCACGATGA